A segment of the Nitrospirae bacterium CG2_30_53_67 genome:
CGACAAGCTCGCCATGACAATTGTCACCCTGAGCCTGTCGAAGGGTGGATTCTCCGGTCAAACCGGAGGAGGAGAATGACAATATGCAGCCTTAATAGAGGAAGGAGTTGTGATGAGTACGGAAATAAAAGCAAGGTGTGATGTGGCGGCCCCGGAGCGCGCCGCGGAAGGAAAGCGAAGGATCGAGTGGGCCGATCAGGATATGCCGGTGCTCCGGGAGGTGCGGAGACGGTTTGAAAAAGAACTTCCCTTGAAGGGGATGAAGATGTCGGCCTGTCTTCACGTGACCGCAGAGACGGCCAACCTGGTCCGGACGCTCAAGGCGGGCGGGGCCGATCTCCTGCTCTGCGCATCCAATCCCCTCTCCACGCAGGATGATGTGGCCGCGGCCCTTGTTCAGGAATACGGTATCCCGGTTTTTGCAAAGAAAGGCGAGGATCGGGACACCTTTTACCGGCATATCGAGGCGGCCGTGGCGCACAGCCCCAACATGACCATGGATGACGGTGCGGATCTCGTCTCGTCGATCCTTTCCAGGCATCCGGAACTGGCCGGGCAGATCGTCGCGAGCATGGAGGAGACGACCACCGGCGTGATCCGGCTCAAGGCCATGGAGAGGGACCATGCCCTTCTCTTCCCGATCATTGCGGTTAATGACGCGGACACCAAACATCTCTTCGACAACCGTTACGGCACCGGCCAGTCCACGGTGGACGGCATTATCCGCGCCACGGACATCCTCCTCGCCGGCAAGACCGTGGTAGCGGCAGGGTACGGCTGGTGCGGCAGGGGATTTGCCATGCGGGCCAAAGGCATGGGCGCCAACGTGATCGTTACGGAGGTGGATCCGATCAAGGCGATTGAAGCGGCCATGGACGGCTTTC
Coding sequences within it:
- a CDS encoding adenosylhomocysteinase, giving the protein MSTEIKARCDVAAPERAAEGKRRIEWADQDMPVLREVRRRFEKELPLKGMKMSACLHVTAETANLVRTLKAGGADLLLCASNPLSTQDDVAAALVQEYGIPVFAKKGEDRDTFYRHIEAAVAHSPNMTMDDGADLVSSILSRHPELAGQIVASMEETTTGVIRLKAMERDHALLFPIIAVNDADTKHLFDNRYGTGQSTVDGIIRATDILLAGKTVVAAGYGWCGRGFAMRAKGMGANVIVTEVDPIKAIEAAMDGFRVMPMIEAARRADLICTLTGDIHVVRAEHFKVMKNGCMICNSGHFDVEIDLVALKKTAVTVREGVRNFVDEYMMDDGRKIFVLAEGRLINLSAAEGHPACVMDMSFSTQALASEYAVKNKGKLGKKVYDVPKEIDSWVASLKLKTMGISIDQLTDEQKKYLSSWDMGT